The segment tatgaaatttatttttcatacttaattttttgaagttcacatatattaatttcttaaaaaatttcatattatatctaaatatttttcatagtttctcttctataaaattatttgattaacaaatttttattttattaaaataattattgatattgatatgtaattttattttaattcttttcacGACCGCTCAAAGTGCGACTAAGTACACTTAGTTGTGCAAATTAATGGTTCTTAGTTCTTGAAACAGTGCATTCAAATCACTGTAAGATGATCCACCTTCTTCAACAGCCTTGTTCGCCATTTTCTTAACTTCTTCTGCTCTCCTCCTcatttccattgattcttcccCAGCCATTACACACTTCACTGCCTTTGTAATTGCTTCACTTTtcacattatccaccactatgCTCCATTCCTCTGCCCCAACTGCCACTCCTATTTGTAGTACTTTAGTTATCAATTGCTCATTCAAGAATTGCTCTGCAAATATAGGCCAAGTCACCATTGGAACCCCTGCTGATACGCCTTCAAGTGTCGAATTCCATCCACAGTGAGTTAAAAAGGCTCCTATAGCCTCGTGATCAAGAATCAGCGTTTGGGGTGCCCATCCTCTTATGATGaatcctttttcttttgttcgCTCTTCGAATCCTTCTGGAATCTTGCCTTTCCTAATTACCCATATGAATTCTTGCTCTGAAGCTTCGAGGCCTAATGCAATTTCTTCGATTTGGGAATCAGTAAAGTTAGACATGCTCCCGAAACAAACATAGATTACTGAATTTTGTTTCTTCGTGTCCAGCCATTGCAAGCACTCATGATGTTTATCATCGCTTTTGTGGATTTTTTCTTCGTTTTTTCTGTTGCAGAGCAAAAAGGGTCCAACGTGCCATGATCTTTTACCCAAAACCTTTCTGTAGTAATCAGCATAATCTGGTTCAAGCTCATAGAAGCTATTGACAATAACCCCAAAACTTGTGAACTCGGATCCCTTCACTTGTTCAATAAACTTAGTCATTTCTGTTTCTTCTCGATCATACGGAGCTAATTTCATCCTTGTGAGCTTTACCTTATGGGGAAGATTCGGGACAACGAAAGGTTCTGTATCCGAACACACATTCTTCTGAGGCTTGTAATGCCTAAGGTTCTCCAAAGCACAAAGCGCAAAGAAGCCCATCCCATGAAATACctgtaaaatttaaacttaaatCATTAAGTATATATGAGAGAACAATGGGTTACAATAAATGAAATTGAATAATACCAATCTTGGGATATCAAATTTGGCAGCAGATTCTGTAGCCCAGGGGAAGAACATGTCAGCAACGAGAGCGTTGGGTTGACATTCATGGAGTAATAGCTCTAGTTGTTGTTGAAGCATGGTGGTGGCCTTGAAGAATTTGGGTACCAAATCATCAGAAGTCAATTGATCCATTCTTTCACATCCTTCAGGCAAACCAGCTTCCACTGCTGGGAATCTGATAGCTTTGACATAAATTTCCAGCCCCAAATGTTTGATTTTTTCACTGGATTGAACGAAGATGGGTAAGTTCAGAGGAGTGGTGATAATAGTTGCCTTTGCACCATGTGAAACGAACAACTTCGCCATATCCAAAGTAGGAATTATGTGGCCGTGCGCCATCaatggaaagaaaaaaatatggagctGATCATCAGCCATTTTCACAAACACTTGGTCTGCGTGGTTTAATATAACAATTTGTGCTATAAATGTACAGAGGATTTGATAGTAAACTAGATAAAGGTTCTTCAGGACATGAAAGAACTCTCTGGAATGAAAGAAGTTCAGCTAGAATACAGAAGAAAGACGTTTTCCTTTCTTAAACTTTATATcaatgttaataaaaaaaattctactatACAAATAATTCGTATCaaagtttaatttttctttctactACAGATATTCACTAAAAAACTAAGTTTTAATGGATTGTAAAacactattaattttttttctattacaGAAATAATTCGTATCaaagtttaatttttctttctattaccgatataattttgtctttttactaaaaaaactgAGTCTTAATTGATTGCAAAACACtatcaatctttttttttactacAGAAATAATTCGTATCAAAGTTCAGTTGTTCTTTCTATTACAGATATAACTTTGTCTTTTTACTAAAAAACTAAGTCTTAATTGATTGCAAAACAttatcaatcttttttttttctactaaAGAAATAATTCGTatgaaagtttaatttttatttctgctacaaatataattttgtctTTTCACTAAAAAATTAAGTCTTAATTGATTGCAAAACACtatcaatctttttttttctactacagaaataattcatatcaaagtttaatttttctttctattacagatataattttttctttttactaaaaaaaactgAGTCTTAATTGATTGCAaaacacttttaattttttttctactacaaaaataatttgtatcaAAGTTTAATCTTTCTTTCTACTATAGATATAATTTTGTCCTTTTACTAAAAAAACTAAAGTCTTAATTAACTGCAAAACACTATCTTGCAAGATACTTAGGGTTCATGAATAATAAgcataaatagttttaaaattaaaaaagttacgataaaatttaaatgacttGTTTGGTTGACATGCTTAGCATATTGATGAAATAAGTTtgtgggataagttatcccaagATAATAAATCCTAGAATAATTAACTTTAAGTTACATCTTGGTCCTTCACTTAATAAGGCAATTAGCACCAGTTTTCACATAAAACGCTAGTCTAGCCAATGGAggaattaaaaatataacaatatttaaaatataaaaaggctAAGAAAATTCAATATCTAATTTGAAGGAGTAAAAATTAACTTCTAATTCGGAAAGAAATATTGAGCTTACTAGAAATCGCATTATTGATAGCAGTTTTTATCCTTCTACCGACTTGGCTAGGCCTCTAATCTATAGCCCCATTTTGGTTAATTGCACGTGACCAATCGGTGTACTATTTTCCCCAAGACATGTGCGTCTCATGTTGCTTTGAAATAAAAGGCCACAAACTAGTTTACAATCGTCTAAGACAAGACTTACCGAGCTTAACTTTGCTATCTAGTGTCACCTTTGTTCTTCCAAGTTTTAGCATATGGATCAGCTCCATTTTTCCTTCTTATGGTCACATGATTCCTACACTTGACATGGCAAAGCTTAAGGCCACCATAATCACCACTCCTCTCAATGAATCTGTTTTCTCTAAAGCTATTCAAAGAAACAAGCAAGACAGAAATGAAATAGACATCGGTTTGATCAAATTTTGATCTGTTGAAAATGGCTTGCCAGCGTCCCCTACTGATGAATTGCTTAACAACTTCTCCATGGCTAAAACTATGATGATGAACAGCTTCTTCAAGATTGCCGCCCCAGCTGTCTTGTATCTGATATGTTCCTCCTTGGACCTATGACAGTGCAGTTAAATTTAACATTCCAACATTGGTTTTCATGGGACAAGCTACTTTGCACTTTGTGCCACTGATAGCGTCATGCCTTACAAGCCTTTCATGAATATATCCTCTGATTCTGATGCTTTTGTTATACCGAATTTGCCTCACCAAATCAAGCTGACCAGAACACAACTGGCCCCATTTGATTGAATTGAGGAAGAGAATTATATTTCGCGGTGATAAAAGAACTCATGGAGTCGGATTTAAATGGCTATGGAGTTATCTTTAATAGCTTCTATGAGCTTGAACCAGATTATGTTGAATATTACGCCAATGTTCTGAGTAAAAAAAACTGGGCTATAGGCCCGCTCTCGGTGTGTAACAGGGACATTGAAGATAAAGCTGAAAGAGGGAAGAACACCTTAATCTATAAGCATGAGCGCATGAAATGGCTTGTTCGAAGAAATCCAGTTCTATCATTTAGCAATTTTCATTGAAGCTTCTGGACAAGAATTCATTTGGGTTGTAAGAGCAGATAACGAAGAGTGTCTGCCTGAAGGATTCGAGGAAAGAACAAAAGGAAAAGGCTTAATCATAAGAGGATGGGCACCTCAAACTGCTAATTCTTGATCACGAAGCTGTGGGAGCTTTTGTCACTCATTATGGTTGGAATTCAACCCTTTCAGCTGGGTTGCCCGTGTCCGGAGAGCAACTCTACAACGAAAAGTTGGTGATTGAGGTTTCGAGAACTGGGGTTGCCATTCGTTCTGTACAATGGAAGAGAATAGACAGCGAGGGAgtgaaaaagagaagagaagcaATAACAGAGGCAATAAAGAAAGTCATGGTGGGTGAAGAAGCAGAAGGACTCAGAAGCAGAGCTAAAGCGTACAAGAACGTAGCAAGACAGGCAgttgaagaaggaagatcaTCTTACACTGGCTTGACTAATTTACTGCAAGATATAAGTGCATAGTTCTACAAGTaactaaagtaaataaaattagttCCTGCAACTCCACTACACAGTCTAAGAAAAAGATGAGAGCAAATAAAACTAACATGTGAGAAGTCTTACGTGTTACATATCTTTATATAATGTGTACACAAGTAGAAATATCTTCACACcaaatcaaacataaaatcTAATTTTGCCCAATAAACGCAGCAATGGAGTCTCGAGTTGTCAAACTCTTGAGTTTTCTTACAAATTGTATTGCATTACGTAAATTATCCTTTAGGATCTCATACTACGACAAGTTTGAGAACTAACCAATGGTGGTGTCTGGCACCTGGGTACCATCCATATGGGGGGGCGCCTTTTATCAAATGTTTGCTACAACAGGGTGTTTAGACTCTGTACCATCTTTCTTGGATTTCGAGCTCACAAGCATCACGTTTATACTTACCAGAAGGTACTTGGGCAAAATAATCCCCTGCTTTCCCCCCCTTCTCCCAATGATGCCACACTTGGTACAGTAGGAAGCCAAGGACAAAAGAATGGAAGAGTACATATATATTACGTATAATACAGCAGCATCATGGCTTGACATGAACAAATAATTCGCACTGGAACCCAAGTGTCAGTTGGTATTGTCAGTGGTGCGTTTTATTTGAAGAGCAGCTCTGACAACATTGCCCCTTGTGATAATCCCAACCTTCACAATTTCAGCAAACAGGGCTTCATCAGAAATGACATGACGCTGACAAATTCAgtataaagggaaaaaaaaagagaaaagagaacgAGAGGGCAAATTACCAGTTTACCATCAACATCTACAACTGGTAGCCGACGGTATTTCGTTTGGAGCAACAACCTATAATCAGCAGAGTATCTCATAAAGGCAACTTAATAGTTAAATTGCTGAATGAATAATACAGATTCTCATTAGGTGATAAGCAAGTATATTATAGTCAAGCAGCAGCAGAAAAAGATCAACTAGAGTTCTCTGCCTTACATAACAAGTCTCTTGCAGCCTTCCCAAATATATAGGTATAAAACAGAAAGAGGcattaaaaagaatttgaagGTTACCAAAAGCACTAGCTAACTGGAATCTTGTAACAGGTTATAATATAAAACAGAAAGAGGcattaaaaagaatttgaagGTTACCAAAAGCACTAGCTAACTGGAATCTTGTAACAggttataatataaataagctGACCAAAAGCTTGTTTAATTACCTCGCAGCATCTTCAAGGTTGGTGTTTTCACAGACGGACAATGGACTCGGCGTCATGACATCACCAACAACTTTCCCATTAGTTTTGCTCAGTAGCTTTTGAACCTcattgaatgtctacaaaatcACAGAACCAAAGCAAGATACTTAACAAGATAAAGATGGAAAAACTAAACATAATTCATGGACTAAGAATTTCCTTGTACACTACAAATGACATGTATTTAGAGTAATATGTAGAAAGCTCTTTtcagtatttattttttttctttgttgagaGAGAGAATTATCTTAGAATACTCTAATAAGTAGGTGGAATCTTAACCCCACCCTCGAAATGAGAGCCAAACTCATAAATGAACGCTGGCTTGTAATATCAATCACTCGCTAAAAACTATATTCTAGCATGTTATCGAACATTGGCATCCACTATTAAAACAAAAGATTATAACATACCTTCCAAGTACTATCAACATCAGGAAACAGATTTGTGTCAGCTTGGCCAGCT is part of the Solanum lycopersicum chromosome 1, SLM_r2.1 genome and harbors:
- the LOC101258702 gene encoding scopoletin glucosyltransferase-like; translated protein: MADDQLHIFFFPLMAHGHIIPTLDMAKLFVSHGAKATIITTPLNLPIFVQSSEKIKHLGLEIYVKAIRFPAVEAGLPEGCERMDQLTSDDLVPKFFKATTMLQQQLELLLHECQPNALVADMFFPWATESAAKFDIPRLVFHGMGFFALCALENLRHYKPQKNVCSDTEPFVVPNLPHKVKLTRMKLAPYDREETEMTKFIEQVKGSEFTSFGVIVNSFYELEPDYADYYRKVLGKRSWHVGPFLLCNRKNEEKIHKSDDKHHECLQWLDTKKQNSVIYVCFGSMSNFTDSQIEEIALGLEASEQEFIWVIRKGKIPEGFEERTKEKGFIIRGWAPQTLILDHEAIGAFLTHCGWNSTLEGVSAGVPMVTWPIFAEQFLNEQLITKVLQIGVAVGAEEWSIVVDNVKSEAITKAVKCVMAGEESMEMRRRAEEVKKMANKAVEEGGSSYSDLNALFQELRTINLHN